In a single window of the Platichthys flesus chromosome 5, fPlaFle2.1, whole genome shotgun sequence genome:
- the n4bp2 gene encoding NEDD4-binding protein 2, with translation MPRRKKNGQSPARVPGGPPEGASLGHSNAGYSRLPLGYDGTMANNFSTGDSLSGSTIKEEIVKSMQEMFSYLDPEVIYIVLSECDFKVEHAMDSLLELSVAAEGAAPIPSPVSGFERTAEALLRPQPFPEPRPGPDFSKPSQQPYSPPSDNLLTEELDLLVDQELETLTAKQEFIDDESRQYLSTYAPLSSFPLPPFPQQPLPELLQSSLKSRSRGPSAKQPCAVGGLEEHMSPSLPLNEPRSWDDDTMQGQQSATVVDFKHLLTETPADKLKPPLDLAASGRPSAFQVYKKETSHGPSEGAGIPPSDRIVGGARSKVNLLNRGPLGYMSSPWNLGAPEFSPHIQRNQGPTFITPVAQTPSNWPSQTRQASPWLSHAPVSQAPLKPSATIPKSWALPSAPPIPAQHSRLRLEGKVLVMLRGAPGSGKSTLARALLEHNPGGAIFRTDDYFTRPGGEYHFDPTALGEAHEWNHKRAKEAFERGTYPIIIDNTNMQGWEMRPYVIQALKHGYKVLFREPDTWWKHKPRELERRTTHNVSVETIRRMLNGYERFVTVRSIMGSHIPEWKGRLLLDNKSSQPVSSKTPCPDLVGEPGLTEGCKNPRTQLFSSLPDVSSIGRSSEGGKLGDSTHQSTGSLNIQPAERPTENPKMAGDLDLGELDSVLDAQSQLNNSVADQRIPDCIVESVMNEDHRRDEIPVAFSASIGQRVRRERPSRRSEFDGLEPADLLKDTNQSESEDKEDKAGGVDIVRDVEEMGMPKMLDFVGDWPSEGSLDQRQMRRQKERNRREEESVPQQVDENEIKVQPGPDITEFQKVLDPLQTGEGPIQISSTHSSSLSLSSDEELVKGAEAGGREEREQNMNTRGELPDCVLAWKASDSSGVRKSKIDEREELEPEKEASSSAGGSKQGSDNDSTHPSSAVTADSLFIPKTAETSICQDEVGNHKTEGDVVTEPGDMDTNSSTGDGRETEADCSLISEGSVEVEGTTFSGGSQERKQRPGRRSGKQCKLALTFTQNCPGSLLNSPESPNTTAEIRHSSQSIINTDIKPSLNPNCDSSLNLKPSINPFTESKSEAHAQPPPPPVSPVVTGCFTQTEPQDVALMWRLNRRDSPDDAILATCSHFKVLYGDASRFVPEKSPATVAALAGQPFGKEEILYRVAHEKGTQVEEKELGGTQGRLESLCILSRHFKLVSFDSLEDLYDKCHQDLEWTTNLLLDSEERFFKEEDGEEGQEDGASGEDDQSTSAVCGGLDDIVEPRFCPNVLKERLPEDLSKGGAAGFEEGAQQLTSGTVSESNESISNTELSGFESVAASVKNEDQLDTTSHSEKNPDRELVLHKATREIGLIEHELISVPDQEGGACGLGSDDGVIIEESRTVAEDEIASLDEVHRLMQAELEEMERDEKRRKEERRTGHLNIQSVELKLPTEVALQLTELFGPVGLDQESCSTDDYAVQMDLSLAKLLHQKWKETIQEKQRQASLSFHLPQESSGHWRESQTAKPGQQEQTHAGHLVTNADGYTSLSSPSESRGQKPIMDHWNVFRQHVSLRDIIKEEQALQENVEKTRQSRSDLDLRDGATLVKENKLFALFPAIDRHFLMDIFRDHNYSLMQTELFLRSLLDEEPVKTVVAPEAPRSDHHRTASKEREKRQKAPQSTVTDYQDVEDPEYDDFRAEASLQRSRQLEGFAKAAEAFKQGRKEVASFYAQQGHMHGQRMREANHRAAVQIFERVNSTLLPRNILDLHGLHVDEAMEHLAQVLHDKTTESLQGLCRPQLSVITGRGNHSQGGVARIRPAVIDYLTNNHYRFTEPKPGLMLVSLK, from the exons ATGCCTCGGAGAAAGAAAAACGGCCAGAGCCCGGCCAGAGTCCCCGGAGGGCCGCCGGAGGGGGCAAGCCTCGGCCACAGCAACGCGGGTTATTCCCGACTCCCTCTGGGATACGACGGCACCATGGCGAACAACTTTTCAACCGGCGACTCGCTGTCAGGCTCCACCATCAAGGAGGAGATCGTTAAGAGCATGCAGGAGATGTTTTCGTACCTGGACCCAGAAGTGATCTACATCGTGCTGTCCGAGTGCGACTTCAAAG TTGAACATGCGATGGACTCCCTCTTGGAGCTCTCTGTGGCTGCTGAAGGTGCAGCCCCTATTCCTTCTCCTGTCTCTGGCTTTGAGCGCACTGCTGAAGCGCTGCTCAGACCCCAACCCTTTCCTGAACCTCGGCCAGGCCCGGACTTCTCCAAACCATCACAGCAGCCGTACTCTCCACCCTCAGACAATCTCCTGACGGAGGAGCTGGACCTACTAGTGGATCAGGAGCTAGAGACACTGACTGCAAAGCAGGAATTTATTGACGATGAGAGCAGACAGTATTTATCCACTTATGCACCTCTTTCCTCGTTCCCTCTGCCACCGTTCCCACAGCAGCCCCTCCCTGAGCTGCTTCAATCCAGCCTGAAGTCTAGATCCAGAGGACCCTCTGCCAAGCAGCCCTGCGCAGTGGGAGGACTGGAGGAGCACATGTCTCCTTCCTTACCACTCAACGAGCCCAGATCTTGGGATGACGACACCATGCAGGGGCAGCAGTCAGCAACAGTGGTGGATTTCAAACATCTGTTGACAGAAACACCTGCGGACAAGCTGAAGCCTCCTTTAGACCTGGCAGCTTCAGGACGTCCATCGGCTTTCCAGGTGTACAAAAAAGAGACGTCACACGGTCCGTCAGAGGGGGCAGGGATCCCTCCCTCTGATCGGATAGTTGGCGGAGCAAGATCTAAGGTGAACTTGTTGAATCGGGGGCCGCTCGGCTACATGTCATCACCTTGGAACCTGGGGGCGCCAGAGTTTTCTCCCCATATTCAGAGAAACCAGGGACCAACTTTCATTACTCCTGTGGCTCAAACACCCTCCAACTGGCCCAGCCAAACTAGGCAGGCCTCTCCGTGGCTGAGTCATGCTCCTGTCAGTCAAGCGCCTCTCAAACCTTCAGCAACTATTCCAAAGTCCTGGGCCCTGCCTAGTGCTCCACCGATCCCTGCTCAGCACAGTCGGCTTCGTTTGGAAGGGAAGGTGCTCGTGATGCTTCGTGGCGCTCCAGGATCTGGCAAGTCAACTTTGGCACG TGCCTTGTTAGAGCATAACCCTGGTGGAGCTATATTCCGCACTGATGACTATTTCACCCGCCCTGGAGGTGAATATCACTTTGACCCCACTGCTCTAGGGGAGGCCCATGAGTGGAATCACAAACGAG CCAAGGAAGCGTTTGAGAGGGGCACTTACCCCATCATCATCGACAATACCAACATGCAGGGCTGGGAGATGCGACCCTACGTGATTCAG GCGCTGAAACATGGATATAAAGTGCTGTTCCGAGAGCCGGACACGTGGTGGAAGCACAAGCCCAGAGAACTGGAGAG ACGCACTACACATAATGTGTCAGTGGAAACAATCCGCCGCATGCTCAACGGATATGAGCGCTTCGTTACAGTCCGCTCTATTATGGGCTCACACATACCTGAGTGGAAAGGGCGCCTCCTTCTGGACAACAAAAGCTCACA GCCGGTGTCCTCCAAAACACCTTGTCCTGATCTGGTTGGGGAACCGGGATTAACTGAGGGTTGTAAGAATCCCCGTACCcagctgttttcctctctccccgATGTGTCATCTATTGGTCGTTCTAGCGAGGGGGGGAAACTAGGAGATAGCACCCACCAATCTACAGGGTCCCTCAATATCCAGCCTGCTGAAAGACCTACTGAAAACCCCAAAATGGCCGGTGACTTGGATTTGGGGGAATTAGATTCTGTGCTGGATGCTCAGTCACAGCTAAATAATTCAGTAGCAGATCAGAGAATCCCGGACTGTATTGTGGAATCAGTGATGAATGAAGATCACAGAAGGGATGAAATACCTGTGGCTTTCTCTGCGTCTATTGGACAGAGGGTGCGGAGAGAAAGGCCGAGCAGGAGGTCTGAGTTTGACGGGTTGGAGCCTGCAGATCTGTTGAAAGATACCAACCAATCAGAGAGTGAGGACAAAGAAGACAAGGCAGGAGGAGTTGATATTGTGAGGGATGTGGAAGAGATGGGAATGCCTAAAATGTTGGATTTTGTAGGCGACTGGCCTTCTGAAGGATCCCTTGACCAGCGACAGATGAGgcgacaaaaagaaagaaataggagagaagaagaaagtgtcCCTCAACAGGTcgatgaaaatgaaattaaagttCAACCTGGGCCTGATATAACAGAGTTTCAGAAGGTTCTGGATCCTCTGCAGACCGGTGAAGGGCCCATTCAGATCAGTTCTACAcattcttcctccctttctttgaGCTCTGATGAAGAACTAGTGAAAGGAGCGGAGGCAGGTGGCAGAGAAGAAAGGGagcaaaacatgaacacaagaGGTGAACTGCCGGACTGTGTGTTAGCCTGGAAAGCATCTGACTCTTCTGGGGTCAGGAAATCCAAGATTGATGAAAGGGAGGAACTTGAACCCGAAAAGGAAGCTAGTAGTTCAGCAGGAGGGAGTAAACAAGGTTCGGACAATGACAGTACACATCCTTCCTCAGCTGTCACTGCTGATTCACTATTTATCCCCAAAACTGCAGAGACAAGTATATGCCAGGATGAAGTCGGAAACCACAAAACTGAAGGTGATGTTGTTACAGAGCCTGGAGATATGGACACTAACAGTAGCACAGGGGATGGTAGAGAGACTGAAGCTGATTGCAGCCTTATTAGCGAGGGCTCTGTGGAAGTAGAAGGCACTACTTTCAGCGGAGGCAGTCAGGAGAGGAAGCAGCGTCCGGGTCGCAGATCGGGGAAGCAGTGCAAGCTCGCCCTCACCTTCACTCAAAACTGTCCTGGATCTTTGTTGAATTCCCCTGAGTCCCCCAATACCACAGCTGAAATTAGACACAGTAGTCAGAGTATAATAAACACAGATATCAAACCTAGCTTGAATCCCAACTGTGATTCAAGCCTTAACCTTAAACCAAGCATTAACCCATTCACGGAGTCCAAATCTGAGGCACACGCGCAGCCGCCTCCTCCCCCTGTTTCTCCGGTAGTCACTGGCTGCTTCACTCAGACTGAACCTCAGGACGTTGCCCTTATGTGGCGTCTGAATCGTCGAGACAGCCCTGACGATGCAATCCTTGCCACATGCAGCCATTTCAAAGTCCTGTATGGTGACGCTTCTCGCTTTGTGCCCGAGAAGTCCCCTGCAACTGTGGCAGCCCTTGCAGGTCAACCCTTCGGCAAAGAGGAGATACTCTACCGTGTGGCGCACGAGAAAGGCActcaggtggaggagaaggagctcGGAGGAACTCAAGGTCGACTTGAGAGCTTATGCATCCTAAGCCGTCATTTTAAATTAGTTAGTTTTGATTCATTAGAAGATCTTTATGACAAATGCCATCAGGACCTTGAGTGGACTACGAACCTGCTGCTAGACTCTGAAGAGAGGTTCTTTAAAGAGGAGGATGGCGAGGAGGGGCAGGAGGATGGTGCATCGGGGGAGGATGACCAGAGCACGTCGGCTGTGTGTGGAGGTTTAGACGACATTGTAGAACCCAGGTTTTGTCCTAATGTTTTAAAAGAACGCCTCCCTGAAGATCTGTCAAAGGGAGGAGCAGCTGGGTTCGAGGAGGGTGCTCAGCAGTTAACATCTGGGACTGTTAGTGAGTCAAATGAGAGCATCAGTAATACAGAACTGTCAGGTTTTGAAAGTGTAGCTGCTTCGGTTAAAAACGAAGATCAACTTGATACAACCTCACACTCTGAAAAGAACCCGGACAGAGAACTTGTCCTGCATAAAGCCACAAGAGAGATTGGCCTCATTGAACATGAACTGATCTCAGTACCTGATCAAGAAGGTGGTGCTTGTGGTTTGGGCTCAGATGATGGTGTAATAATTGAAGAGTCAAGGACCGTGGCTGAGGACGAGATCGCCAGCCTGGACGAGGTTCACCGGCTGATGCAGGCTGAGctagaggagatggagagagatgaaaagcggaggaaggaggagagaaggacggGACACCTGAACATTCAAAGTGTGGAGCTGAAACTGCCAACTGAGGTGGCGCTACAGCTCACTGAACTGTTTGGTCCTGTGGGCTTAGATCAAG AATCATGCTCCACTGACGACTATGCAGTGCAGATGGACCTGAGTCTGGCTAAGCTGCTCCACCAGAAGTGGAAGGAAACAATCCAG gaaAAGCAGAGACAAGCTTCTCTTTCATTCCACTTGCCTCAGGAAA GTTCAGGACACTGGCGTGAATCACAGACGGCCAAACCAGGgcaacaagaacaaacacacgcagGACATTTGGTCACCAATGCTGATGGTTACACGTCACTGAGCAGTCCATCAGAGTCCCGTGGTCAGAAGCCGATCATGGACCACTGGAACGTGTTCCGTCAACATGTCTCTCTCAGAGATATCATAAAAGAGGAGCAGGCTTTGCAGGAGAACGTAGagaag ACCAGACAAAGTCGTTCAGACCTGGACCTGCGAGATGGAGCCACCTTGGTGAAAGAGAACAAGCTGTTCGCCCTCTTCCCCGCCATTGACAGGCATTTCCTCATGGACATCTTCAGAGACCACAA TTACAGCCTGATGCAGACTGAGCTGTTTCTTCGCTCTCTACTGGACGAAGAACCCGTCAAGACAGTTGTCGCCCCAGAGGCTCCTCGCTCTGACCACCACAGAACAGCCAGCAAGGAGCGGGAAAAG AGGCAGAAGGCCCCGCAGTCGACCGTAACTGACTACCAGGATGTGGAGGACCCAGAATACGACGACTTCAGGGCGGAGGCCAGTCTGCAGAGGAGCCGACAGCTCGAGGGGTTTGCCAAGGCGGCCGAGGCCTTCAAGCAAGGACGCAAAGAAGTGGCCTCGTTCTACGCACAGCAG GGACACATGCATGGCCAGCGGATGCGTGAGGCCAATCACCGTGCAGCGGTTCAGATCTTTGAGAGGGTCAACTCGACGCTGCTGCCCCGGAACATCCTGGACCTCCATGGGCTGCATGTAGACGAGGCCATGGAGCATCTGGCCCAGGTCTTGCATGACAAAACCACAG AGAGTCTGCAGGGTCTGTGTCGACCTCAGCTCTCTGTTATCACAGGAAGAGGGAACCACAGCCAGGGGGGCGTGGCCCGCATCCGCCCCGCCGTTATAGACTACCTCACGAACAACCACTACAg ATTCACGGAGCCCAAGCCGGGGCTCATGCTGGTCTCTTTGAAGTGA
- the rhoh gene encoding rho-related GTP-binding protein RhoH has translation MNDLGEMSVKCVLVGDSGVGKTALLVRFTSETFPDTYKPTVFDNTGVEVYMDGVQISLGLWDTGGNDNFRQIRPRSYQQADIVLICYSVANPNSLANVQHKWMAEVRENLPRVPVLVVATQTDLRETGAHRSGCISAAEGRRMAQQVHAKGYLECSSLSNRGVQQVFEYAVRTAVNQVRKQARRRMFSVNQCKVF, from the coding sequence ATGAATGACCTGGGGGAGATGTCAGTGAAGTGCGTCCTGGTTGGGGACAGTGGGGTTGGCAAGACGGCCCTCCTGGTCCGCTTCACCTCAGAGACCTTTCCGGACACCTACAAGCCCACAGTGTTTGACAACACAGGGGTGGAGGTGTACATGGACGGTGTTCAGATCAGCCTGGGCTTGTGGGACACGGGGGGCAATGATAACTTCAGACAAATCCGCCCGAGATCGTACCAGCAGGCCGACATCGTCCTCATCTGCTACTCCGTGGCCAACCCCAACTCGCTGGCCAACGTCCAGCACAAGTGGATGGCTGAGGTTCGAGAGAACTTGCCCAGGGTGCCCGTGCTGGTTGTGGCCACCCAGACGGACCTTCGGGAGACGGGGGCCCATCGGAGCGGCTGTATCTCAGCAGCGGAGGGGAGACGCATGGCTCAACAAGTCCACGCCAAAGGCTACCTGGAGTGCTCGTCCTTGAGCAACCGGGGCGTGCAGCAGGTCTTTGAGTACGCAGTGCGGACGGCTGTTAACCAGGTCAGGAAACAGGCCAGGAGACGCATGTTCAGTGTAAACCAGTGCAAAgtcttttga
- the chrna9a gene encoding neuronal acetylcholine receptor subunit alpha-9-I, whose protein sequence is MRKATLMVWISLLVQVSQGAQGHYARKLLNDLMEDYTNALRPVEDTDRALNVSLQITLSQIKDMDEKNQVLTTYLWIRKVWFDAYLKWDKEDYDDLEMINIPSDLVWKPDIVLYNKADEDASDPSSTNVKLRYNGEIIWDSPAITKSACVVDVSYFPFDSQQCNLTFGSWTYNGNQVDISLGMDSGDLSDFVENVEWECHGMPAVRNVMMYGCCSDPYTEITYTLLLKRRSSFYIFNLLLPCFLISFLAPLGFYLPADSGEKVSLGVTVLLALTVFQLLVAESMPPAESMPYIGKYYIATMTMITASTSLTIFIMNIHFCGAEAKPVPHWAKVVIIDYMSKIFFVYEVGENCTTPQSERTPLYPEEPFNDIGCHQENCLQDDLYHHDGEVYKYSNGHSVHHNGKHHKHRANGSANSRNQCHYNNHNNHASRLERGEAKREPAQHFNHIRQEELDYQAPPHPTNLQHLNRVMKEQLLYPTEKLQVPSCSCCCPCLQHKQVVKNIQYIANCFREQKATCVKAAEWKKVAKVMDRFFMWIFFFMVFLMSILIIAKAS, encoded by the exons ATGAGGAAGGCAACGCTGATGGTTTGGATCAGCCTTTTGGTGCAAG TCTCCCAAGGTGCCCAGGGTCATTATGCCCGCAAGCTTCTGAACGACCTGATGGAGGACTACACCAACGCTCTGAGACCTGTGGAGGACACAGACAGAGCCCTCAACGTGTCGCTGCAGATCACGCTGTCACAGATCAAAGATATG gatgagAAAAACCAGGTTCTAACCACGTACCTGTGGATCAGGAAGGTCTGGTTCGATGCTTACCTGAAGTGGGACAAGGAGGACTATGACGACCTGGAGATGATCAACATCCCCAGCGACCTGGTTTGGAAGCCGGACATCGTCCTCTACAACAA AGCAGATGAGGATGCGTCAGATCCATCCAGCACTAACGTAAAGCTGCGTTATAATGGAGAGATCATCTGGGACTCTCCGGCCATCACAAAGAGCGCATGTGTGGTGGACGTCTCCTACTTCCCCTTCGACAGTCAGCAGTGTAACCTCACCTTCGGCTCCTGGACCTACAATGGAAACCAG GTGGACATCAGTTTGGGCATGGACAGTGGAGACCTGTCCGACTTCGTGGAGAACGTGGAGTGGGAGTGTCACGGCATGCCCGCGGTTAGAAACGTCATGATGTACGGCTGCTGCTCGGACCCTTACACTGAAATCACCTATACCCTGCTGCTGAAGCGCCGCTCCTCTTTCTACATCTTCAACCTGCTCCTGCCCTGCTTCCTCATCTCGTTCCTCGCCCCGCTGGGCTTCTACCTGCCCGCCGACTCCGGGGAGAAGGTGTCCCTCGGGGTCACGGTGCTGCTGGCCCTCACCGTGTTCCAGCTGCTGGTGGCTGAGAGCATGCCTCCTGCGGAAAGCATGCCCTACATAG GAAAATATTACATAGCCACGATGACCATGATCACAGCTTCTACCTCtctcaccatcttcatcatgaaCATTCATTTCTGTGGCGCTGAGGCCAAGCCCGTCCCACACTGGGCCAAAGTAGTCATCATCGACTACATGTCCAAAATCTTCTTCGTCTACGAGGTGGGGGAGAACTGCACGACACCGCAGAGCGAGAGGACCCCACTGTACCCCGAGGAGCCATTCAATGACATTGGCTGCCACCAGGAGAATTGTCTTCAAGATGACCTCTACCACCACGATGGTGAGGTGTACAAGTACAGCAACGGCCACAGCGTGCACCATAACGGTAAGCATCACAAACACCGTGCAAACGGCAGTGCCAACAGCAGGAACCAATGtcactacaacaaccacaacaaccacgCCTCCCGACTGGAGAGGGGTGAGGCAAAGCGAGAGCCCGCTCAGCACTTCAACCACATCAGGCAGGAGGAACTGGACTATCAAGCCCCTCCACATCCCACAAACCTCCAGCACCTCAACCGGGTGAtgaaggagcagctgctgtATCCCACAGAGAAGCTTCAGGTTCCAtcctgttcctgctgctgcccctGCCTCCAACATAAACAG GTGGTGAAGAACATCCAGTACATTGCCAATTGCTTCCGCGAGCAGAAAGCGACGTGTGTCAAGGCAGCAGAGTGGAAGAAGGTTGCCAAGGTGATGGATAGGTTTTTCATGTggatcttcttcttcatggtcTTCCTCATGAGCATCCTCATCATTGCCAAGGCATCCTga